The genomic segment ttttgatCAATGATGGtagtcccataaaattataatggagctgaaaaattcccatTACCTAGTGACACTGTAGCTTCCATAACattgtagtttatttttttaatgaatttggtGTAGCCTAATTGCACAGTGTTTATGAAGTCTACATTAGTGTTCAGTAATGTCCACATTCACTCGCTGACTCACCCAGATCAACTTCCAGGCTTGAAAGCTCCATTCATAGTAAATTCCCTAGACAGGtatatcattttttatctttcatatcatatattttattattctatgtttagatttttgttgttgttgtttgtttacttattttgagatggagtctcgctctgtcacctaggctagagtgcagtggcacaatctcggctccacctcccaggctcaagcagttctcctgcctcagcctcttgagtagctgggattataggcacctgccaccacgcccagctaatttttttttttttttttttttttttgagacggagtcttgctctgtcgcccaggctggggtgcagtggccggatctcagctcactgcaagctccacctcccggatttacgccattctcctgcctcagcctcctgagtagctgggactacaggcgcccgccacctcgcccggctagttttttgtattttttagtagagatggggtttcaccgtgttagccaggatggtctcgatctcctgacctcgtgatccacccgtctcggcctcccaaagtgctgggattacaggcttgagccaccgcgcccggccgcccagctaatttttaaatttttagtagagacggagtttcactatgttggccaggctggtctcgaactcctgacctcaagtgatctgcctgcttccacctcccaaagtgttgagattacaggcgtgagctgccacacccgtccgtaatttatttatttattttttttaagacagagtcttgctgtgttgcctgggctggagtgcgttggtgcaatcacagatcactgcagcctgtacctcctgggctcaagcaatcctcccacctctgtcccccaagtagctaggactataggcgagcaccaccacagtcagctaatatttaaattttggtagagacagggtctgtctctaCCAGGTcacccaggccagtctcaaacttctggtctgaagtgatcctcctgcctagacctcccagaGTGCccgcgattataggcatgaaaaATTGCACCTGGccttagatatgtttagatacacacatacttacTATTGTGCTACAGTTGACTACAGTATTCAATATAGTAACGGTATAGTAACATACTGTAgagatttgtagcctaggagcaataggctataccatctagcctaggtgtgtagtaggctctaccatctaggtttgtacactctatgatgttcacacagtgATGAAATTACCTGATGATACATTCCTCAGAACATACCTTcttcattaagcaatgcatgactgtatgaCAGAAAAGCAAAGCAGGTGTTAAATTGGGTATTTTAGAAATACATCAAATTCTTGGTGGTTTTTGGTCAAATTGCCAGGGTGATAGTATCTTCCATTTTGTCTAGAGAAGTGCTGGTCCTGGCGTAATTATTAATAGGTCCCTCTTTCACTCTCATTTGTCCTAGTTTGGACAACCTATGGTCATTCTAAATTGCTCCCAAAGGGAAGAGCGTTGGTAAAGTTGTAATTCTCGTAATTGTAAGCATTTTAAAACTCCAGAACTATGCCAGTCCTGAATTTTCTGAGTTAAAAAATACGtgtaaaataaagtgaaaaaccACAAAGAGGTATTAATTCTAGGAAGAGTAACTTTTGATTTCTATCTATTGATCGTTCTCTGGAATAATGATTTCCAAAGATGACGGTGCATTGGCATCAACTGGTAAGCTTTTTATAAATAGAGTTTCATGGATCTTACCACAGACCTCTGCTGAATTTATACTAGAATTTGAATTTGACATTACCAAAAATGTAGCTATGCATGCAATGCAAATGTACCAGGCAGCTTTGTTAGCAAGCTTTTAAAACTAGCATATAGAAGAATGTTTCATTCTATGGTTTGGATAATGTTTGGAGTTTTTGGTGGTGGCTATCTTGGGCCATAAGGGTAAGCCTAGCATTGACATGAGTTATCTTTTTGTTTCAGATGTCATCTGGGTGATTCTCAGTGTGGAGGTGGGTGGACTTTTAGGAGTAACGCAGCAGCTGTCATCTTTTGAAACGGAGTTCAACACACAGCCGCATCGTAAGGTAGAAGGAAACTTCAACCCTTTTGCCTCTCCCCAAAAGAACCGACAATCAGATGAAAACAACTTAAAAGACCCTGGGGGCCCCGAGTTCGACTCGATCAGCAAAAACACTTGGGCTCCTGCTTCTGACACATGGGCTCCTGCTCCTGACCAAACTGAGCAAGACCAGAATAGACTGTCACAGAACTCTGTAAATCTGTCTCCCAGCAGTCACGCAAACAACTTATCAGTAGTGACTTACAGTAAGGTAGGTGCCCTTGGAGAAGAGAAGGGGTAGGTGGTGGGCCTTGGGACTTGTGATACCCCTTCATGGCAAACCTAGAATCCTAGACTGCCGCTCCCCAGAGGAGGTTCTTTAAGACTGCTCAGCTCTCCTGCCAACAGCAACAACGCAAAAGCTCATCCCttctcccctttccccacccccatcttCATGTCCTGTGGATGTTGCTTCATCCACATTTATAATTTACTCCTGTCTCTCTGCTATAGTTTGGGTGTTGAAAGAGTGAAGTTCTTTACctttagtatttaaaaaaaaagaaagaatgttgctcaattatttattctaaatattGTTGTTGGGCTTTGCTTTATTTACCCTGTTGGCATGTCTTCTTGTTGATGTCTTTTCAGTCTTTTATGGCCCATCGACTTCTTATCCACAATCCAGAGAGGCCCCAGTGATATTTTGACTTTTCAAATATGGTGAATAAGTGAGAGAATTGTTTGTAGAGTTAACtgtgattttaaatattctgattGTTGTGAGGCAGTCTTCTAGGTGTTTGATTTCTTGATCTGTTTTCCTCTATGCCAGTTGATTAGTGTCTTCCATAGTTTGCTAAGGTGATGATGGTTCCTGGTTGTTGATTTTGGTTGGTTGAATAAAGCCCTGATGCTGGGAGTTCATTGTTGTAGGTGGTTCATGTGGTGGAGTCCTGTGAGCATTCCTGTGTATTCTTCTCTGAATAATAATGCTGCATATTAAGCCTAGCATCCTACCCCTATTACCTCATAAACTGTTATGTCTGTCCTGGCTTCAATTCATGTTGGCATTcaccttaaattttaaaaataaagtttatgttTATTTGAGGGGCAAGTGACTATGTTGTAAGAATGATATTTTTCTGACcggtagttttattttatttttatttttattttttattttttccaagatggggtcttgctctgtcaccgaggctggagtgcagtgacgtaatcttggctcactgcaacttccgcctcccgggttcaagagattctcctacctcagcctcccaagtagctgggattacaggcacccaccaccatggctggctaagttttgtatttttagtagagacagggtttcactatgttggttaggctggtctcgagctcctgacctcaagtgatcctcccgcctcggccttccaaagtgctgggactacaggcatgagccacagcacctggccctttttttttttttttttttttgagacggagttttgctctcattgcccaggctggagtgcaatggcgtgatctcagctcactgcaacctctgcctcccgggttcaagcgattctcctgccttggcctcccaagtagctgggattacagacatgtgccaccacgcccagctaattttgtattgttagtagagacggggtttcaccacgttggtcatgctggtctctaactcttgacctcaggtgatccacccaccttggcctcccaaaatgctgggattacaggtgtgagccaccattcccggcctgACCAGTAGTTTAAATGTGGTCTAGATCAAGAGACAAATTAAGAAAACTAGGTGATGTGAGTCCTCTTTCACATGCTCTAATAGGAAAGACTTCTTTCAGTAGTAATAACATAATGAAGGATTGATTTATCCGTTGATTGGGTGGTCATTACAAAGGATTTTGTGGATTAGTGTTAATTGTATAGGATATAAGAGAAGTAAATTGGCAAGAGAGTAAATTGCCTGTATTTGAGGAAAGACGTTTCACATCTTAACGctctaataaataaaatgttttcttctaagctCCTATTTCTCTagtattttttcttgaatttaacCCTCCAGAGTCTGTGACTGTTCTGAGTGGTAAATGGGCCAGCCCTGGGCTAAGCATGCTTTGTTAGAATGAGAACTTGAGTCTGTTGGGTTTAATGGGAAGACTAACGttgattgaggcaaaacaaaccAATTGCTCCTGTGCTTTCTCTAATGGAAGCTGCCTCACCCAACTACAAGCTTTCTGGCTTGGCCATCACTGCAGTTTTAGGAGAGAGCTGTGCTGTTCCTGGCCAGGGCACTGCACTTGTCTTCCTGAATTGAGAGACCATTAATTGTTTTCCTCTTTAGGGACTGATGCTTTTTAACCACCTCTGTGATGGTTGCACACAGTCATCACAGAAGGTTGGGAATGTTGGGCTGGTGTTTTCTGCCAGCGTTAATTGAGGTCCTACCAGGGGTTGCTTCTTTTGGAAGGACTGGACTAAGGTGAGGTTATTGACTTATTTCTTGAAGTTGATGAACTCCTGGTATTAATATGTTATCTAGTTTTTTTCCTGGACTTTGTAGGACCATTTAGAAGTAGCATTTGCAAGAACTGTAGAGAAGAACTTCCCATTAGAGATAATATCCAAAAAGACTATTGACTGTAATGCATTGAAAATGTGAAACCTAGATGCCAAAGAGAAATTGGagtctcctttttttcttaatctaagCAGAATCCTAGAAAGCATTTATATGAAGCATCGAGCAGGTTCTCTGAAGGCATTTCTGGCTAAAGTTGAGTCAGCTCCACTCTAGCTCTTAGGGCTCC from the Macaca mulatta isolate MMU2019108-1 chromosome 4, T2T-MMU8v2.0, whole genome shotgun sequence genome contains:
- the ILRUN gene encoding protein ILRUN isoform X2, whose amino-acid sequence is MEGMDVDLDPELMQKFSCLGTTDKDVLISEFQRLLGFQLNPAGCAFFLDMTNWNLQAAIGAYYDFESPNISVPSMSFVEDVTIGEGESIPPDTQFVKTWRIQNSDVIWVILSVEVGGLLGVTQQLSSFETEFNTQPHRKVEGNFNPFASPQKNRQSDENNLKDPGGPEFDSISKNTWAPASDTWAPAPDQTEQDQNRLSQNSVNLSPSSHANNLSVVTYSKGLHGPYPFGQS